In Opitutaceae bacterium TAV5, one genomic interval encodes:
- a CDS encoding sugar ABC transporter substrate-binding protein, which yields MKSRLVPFVGLALLAAVFVLASWQQMRRTRERTDPGVREIHLGHFMIHAGMREGLDEVIAAYENLNPGVRVKQDAVPLRAWSAWQRAQWAGGTTPDIMQIGKDTGDLELGRYYLALSPWVESPNPYNRGTPLEGIPWRDTFVDGLSGGTGYSAALGDSYGIPSQVNTLRLFYNRSLLRAVTGRDKPPATFAALLEVGRAAQAWSADRAGEGAGPDGRRAIVPLAASGPYAGFLFDFLSQSFTGELARPFTPSRTLRPEMTDVARAALEGRWSLDDPPVRRLLEAWAEVAALCPPGYLTQEREDAQFTFVTGRSLFLVAGSWDNAGVLQEAGFPVGVARFPFPGRGEGYWGEFSSGPYSEANAGFGAELAVARTSAHPELAIDFLRYLTSYEASRRLTIRSRRLPAIVGVPVPEEMEPFLPRTDGAAAGFSVVMNGLPGGNTALLMKQQFYRLVNRGGEPGDGAAAVETFVAAVRPGWEPALRRDLARATQARLPTLRAADVRVAFAATDERTATGERAERIAELREAMLDQEAGWYQLREAP from the coding sequence GTGAAAAGCAGGCTCGTACCCTTTGTCGGCCTGGCGCTGCTGGCGGCGGTTTTTGTGCTCGCGAGCTGGCAGCAGATGCGGCGCACGCGGGAGCGGACCGATCCCGGCGTGAGGGAGATTCACCTCGGTCATTTTATGATCCACGCGGGCATGCGCGAGGGGCTCGACGAGGTCATCGCCGCCTACGAAAACCTCAACCCGGGCGTGCGTGTGAAACAGGACGCCGTGCCGCTCCGGGCGTGGTCGGCCTGGCAGCGCGCGCAGTGGGCGGGCGGCACCACGCCGGATATCATGCAGATCGGCAAGGACACAGGCGACCTGGAGCTGGGCCGCTATTACCTCGCACTCTCTCCCTGGGTGGAATCACCCAACCCCTACAACCGTGGCACGCCGCTGGAAGGTATCCCTTGGCGGGATACGTTCGTGGACGGGCTGAGCGGAGGCACGGGCTACTCGGCGGCGCTGGGCGACTCGTACGGCATCCCGTCGCAGGTGAACACGCTGCGCCTTTTTTACAACCGCAGTCTCCTCCGCGCCGTGACCGGCCGCGACAAACCGCCGGCGACGTTCGCGGCGTTGCTGGAGGTCGGGCGGGCGGCGCAGGCGTGGTCGGCGGACCGGGCAGGGGAGGGCGCCGGCCCGGACGGGCGGCGGGCCATCGTGCCGCTGGCCGCGAGCGGACCATACGCGGGGTTTTTGTTCGATTTCCTCTCGCAGAGTTTCACCGGCGAACTGGCGCGCCCGTTCACGCCGTCGCGGACGCTGCGGCCGGAAATGACCGACGTGGCGCGCGCGGCGCTGGAGGGGCGCTGGTCGCTGGACGATCCGCCGGTGCGCCGGTTGCTGGAGGCGTGGGCCGAGGTGGCCGCGCTGTGCCCGCCGGGCTACCTGACGCAGGAGCGCGAGGACGCGCAGTTTACCTTCGTGACGGGGCGTTCGCTGTTTCTCGTCGCGGGAAGCTGGGACAACGCCGGGGTGCTCCAGGAAGCGGGTTTCCCGGTCGGCGTGGCGCGGTTTCCCTTCCCCGGACGCGGCGAGGGCTACTGGGGCGAGTTTTCGTCGGGACCGTATTCGGAAGCCAATGCCGGCTTCGGCGCGGAGCTGGCGGTGGCGCGGACCTCGGCGCATCCGGAACTGGCGATCGATTTCCTGCGCTACCTGACGAGTTACGAGGCGAGCCGCCGGCTCACGATCCGCAGTCGCCGGTTGCCGGCGATCGTCGGGGTGCCGGTGCCGGAGGAGATGGAGCCGTTCCTGCCGCGCACGGATGGTGCGGCGGCGGGTTTTTCGGTGGTCATGAACGGCCTGCCGGGCGGCAACACCGCCCTCTTGATGAAGCAGCAGTTTTACCGGCTGGTGAATCGCGGCGGCGAACCCGGCGACGGCGCGGCGGCGGTGGAGACGTTCGTGGCGGCGGTGCGACCGGGCTGGGAGCCTGCGTTGCGGCGCGATCTCGCCCGGGCGACGCAGGCGCGTCTGCCGACGCTGCGCGCGGCGGACGTGCGGGTGGCCTTTGCCGCCACGGACGAAAGGACCGCCACCGGCGAACGCGCGGAGCGGATCGCCGAACTGCGCGAGGCGATGCTCGACCAGGAGGCGGGCTGGTATCAGTTGCGCGAGGCGCCGTGA
- a CDS encoding tRNA ligase: protein MAVTTGFHVSDEVRALGVRGVFVHLAGLTNRRSDPAFEAYKADLARRLREVYDDDFVENDPVLAGFRTLHKKVGRSNKHFPAASEALVRLLRRKGIIPSINLLVDIYNCVSLETRLALGAHDVTRVEGDIALRLTDGSERFVPLGASAPEVVPAGEYGYVDGSNEILCRLDYKQVEKTRVTETTTEAFYILQGHADTSGEVLEAALARLLELTFAHCGGTTVTVWRESGSGTA, encoded by the coding sequence ATGGCTGTCACGACCGGATTTCACGTTTCCGACGAGGTGCGGGCGCTCGGCGTCCGCGGTGTGTTCGTCCACCTCGCGGGGTTGACCAATCGCCGGAGCGATCCGGCCTTCGAGGCGTACAAGGCCGACCTCGCCAGGCGTCTGCGCGAGGTGTACGACGACGATTTTGTCGAAAACGATCCCGTGCTGGCCGGTTTCCGGACGCTGCACAAAAAGGTGGGTCGCTCGAACAAGCACTTCCCGGCGGCTTCCGAGGCGCTGGTGCGGCTGCTCCGCCGCAAGGGCATCATCCCCTCGATCAACCTGCTGGTGGACATCTACAACTGCGTGTCGCTGGAGACGCGCCTCGCACTGGGCGCCCACGATGTGACGCGAGTGGAGGGCGACATTGCGTTGCGGCTCACGGACGGGTCGGAGCGATTCGTCCCGCTCGGGGCGAGCGCGCCGGAGGTGGTGCCGGCGGGCGAATACGGTTACGTGGACGGCAGCAACGAGATCCTGTGCCGGCTCGACTACAAGCAGGTCGAGAAAACCCGGGTGACGGAAACGACGACGGAGGCGTTTTACATCCTGCAAGGCCACGCCGACACCTCCGGCGAAGTGCTGGAGGCGGCGCTGGCGAGGCTGCTGGAACTGACTTTTGCTCACTGCGGCGGGACAACCGTAACCGTCTGGCGGGAGTCCGGCAGCGGAACGGCTTGA
- a CDS encoding rhamnogalacturonate lyase: MSFWRRLPSLAVGLLLATGEVSLLAAGPGTGENLGRGLVAVRTGDTEVYVGWRFLDTDPDDAGFNLYHSVSGGALVRLNDTPLVATTDWHGTLPEKAFSTGISWFVRPVSGGVEQPASAPFVLPAHAPVEPFLRIPLEIPPAGKIPAGESYTYAANDVSIGDLDGDGSYEFVVKWDPSNAKDNSQAGITGNVYLDGVTLAGRRLWRIDLGRNIRAGAHYTQFIVYDFDGDGRAELAVKTAPGTLDGRGRPVLLPGDRADADYRNEAGYILSGPEYLTVFDGLTGGALATVPWVVPRHPATRNPSPDQLKAVWGDGYGNRVDRFLAGLAWLDGERPSFIMARGYYTRTAVAAWDWRGGRLSRRWLFDTLGHPEFSRYAGQGNHQLSVADVDSDGRQEIVYGSMAINADGTGRYATGLGHGDALHVGKFDRTRPGLQVYAVHENIAGNGGTGTTFRDAATGEVLWSTPATRDVGRGVIMDIDPRHPGAEAWATNNGNIYSAAGEVIAQKPKKMPVNFGVWWDADPLRELLDGTTISKWDPVASRLSVLLDTSVWGAAANNGTKATPAFAGDILGDWREEVVWRNTGSTALLLFTTTLPAAGRLRTFLQDRQYRAALAGQNVGYNQPPHPSFFVGHGMENPQEPFVENTRKNEK, encoded by the coding sequence ATGTCTTTCTGGCGACGTCTCCCGTCGCTTGCTGTCGGCCTCCTGCTGGCCACCGGCGAGGTTTCTCTCCTTGCCGCCGGTCCTGGCACCGGGGAAAACCTTGGTCGTGGCCTCGTGGCCGTCCGGACGGGAGACACGGAGGTTTACGTCGGCTGGCGGTTCCTCGACACCGACCCGGACGACGCCGGATTTAACCTATACCACTCTGTCAGTGGAGGGGCTCTCGTCAGGCTCAACGACACTCCGCTCGTCGCCACCACCGACTGGCACGGCACACTGCCGGAGAAGGCATTTTCGACAGGCATTTCCTGGTTCGTTCGCCCGGTGAGCGGCGGCGTCGAACAGCCCGCAAGCGCCCCCTTCGTCCTTCCCGCTCATGCGCCGGTGGAGCCTTTTCTCCGCATTCCGCTGGAGATTCCTCCCGCGGGGAAAATTCCGGCGGGCGAGAGCTACACCTATGCGGCCAACGACGTCTCCATCGGCGACCTCGACGGCGATGGCAGCTACGAGTTCGTCGTCAAGTGGGACCCTTCCAATGCGAAGGACAATTCGCAGGCCGGCATCACCGGCAACGTGTACCTTGACGGCGTCACCCTTGCCGGCCGCCGTCTCTGGCGCATCGACCTCGGGCGCAATATCCGGGCGGGCGCGCATTACACGCAGTTCATCGTTTACGATTTCGACGGCGATGGCCGTGCCGAACTCGCCGTCAAGACTGCTCCCGGCACTCTCGACGGCCGTGGCCGGCCGGTCCTGCTGCCCGGAGACCGCGCCGATGCCGATTATCGTAACGAGGCCGGCTATATCCTTTCCGGTCCGGAATACCTGACCGTTTTCGACGGCCTCACCGGCGGCGCGCTCGCCACCGTTCCGTGGGTGGTGCCGCGGCATCCGGCGACCCGCAATCCCTCGCCCGATCAGCTCAAGGCGGTGTGGGGCGACGGTTACGGCAATCGTGTGGATCGTTTCCTCGCCGGGCTCGCATGGCTCGACGGCGAGCGACCCTCGTTCATCATGGCGCGTGGCTACTACACGCGCACCGCCGTGGCCGCGTGGGACTGGCGCGGCGGGCGCCTCTCCCGCCGCTGGCTTTTCGACACGCTCGGCCATCCCGAATTCTCCCGCTACGCCGGCCAAGGCAACCACCAGCTTTCCGTGGCCGATGTCGATAGCGACGGCCGTCAGGAAATCGTCTACGGGTCCATGGCGATCAACGCCGACGGCACCGGACGCTACGCCACCGGCCTCGGTCATGGAGACGCTCTCCACGTCGGCAAGTTCGATCGAACCCGTCCCGGCCTCCAGGTTTACGCGGTCCACGAAAACATTGCCGGCAATGGCGGCACCGGCACCACCTTTCGAGACGCCGCCACGGGTGAGGTTCTCTGGTCCACTCCAGCCACCCGCGACGTCGGACGCGGCGTCATCATGGATATCGATCCCCGCCATCCCGGCGCCGAGGCGTGGGCGACCAACAACGGTAACATCTATTCGGCGGCCGGCGAGGTGATCGCTCAAAAACCGAAAAAAATGCCGGTCAACTTCGGCGTCTGGTGGGATGCCGACCCGCTGCGCGAACTCCTCGATGGCACGACAATCAGCAAATGGGATCCGGTCGCCTCGCGCCTTTCTGTCCTGCTCGACACCTCGGTTTGGGGCGCGGCGGCCAACAACGGCACCAAGGCCACGCCGGCCTTTGCCGGCGACATCCTCGGCGACTGGCGCGAGGAGGTCGTCTGGCGCAACACCGGCAGCACCGCGCTCCTGCTCTTCACGACGACCCTGCCCGCCGCCGGCCGCCTGCGCACGTTTCTCCAGGATCGCCAGTATCGGGCCGCGCTCGCCGGGCAGAATGTCGGCTACAACCAGCCGCCGCATCCTTCCTTCTTCGTCGGTCATGGCATGGAAAATCCGCAGGAGCCTTTCGTGGAAAATACACGGAAAAATGAAAAATAG
- a CDS encoding lyase: MHYALLPGEPALRIFAVFSHPAVYPEAAFAQSRFVMRLRDDLFDTISVDEERTHTLPPAATPVEALGPKESLRFTDGPWKGRVTDKYHYFTDAGEHFVHGWAGSGTKLGCWILYGSTEDQNGGPTKQHNTAHWERILLKILTCGHYGAAGVSVPQGEVWEKFYGPWAIWFNEGGNPQTLRAAAVRQAEAERAAWPPAWVEHPAFPPAAARGRAEGRLVVRDSQAPEQTAAGAWVGLAAPSPDWQQQSTGYQYWTRADAEGRFAIPAVRPGRYTLYAFVDGVLGEFRLDGVEVTAGATGTTRLGEQVWTPVRYGRQAWEIGRPDRTAREFRHGDDHRQWGLWLAYPKDFPDDVTYTIGESDPRRDWNFAQVTRQRPDGAWAGTTWRVNFDLDSSPAKGEAVLRLAFAGAHNASLRVRVNGNEVGESNWFGRDNAVARAGIHGQYSARDVKFAATRLHTGRNVLELEQQAGGAPFRNVMYDYLRLELPGE, from the coding sequence CTGCACTACGCATTGCTGCCGGGCGAACCGGCGCTGCGGATATTTGCCGTCTTTTCGCATCCGGCTGTGTATCCGGAGGCGGCGTTTGCGCAGTCTCGTTTTGTGATGCGGCTGCGCGACGATCTTTTTGATACGATTTCGGTAGACGAAGAGCGCACGCATACCCTGCCGCCTGCCGCCACGCCGGTCGAGGCGCTCGGACCGAAAGAATCGCTGCGGTTCACGGACGGCCCGTGGAAGGGCAGGGTGACGGACAAGTATCACTATTTCACCGACGCCGGTGAGCATTTTGTGCACGGCTGGGCCGGTTCCGGCACGAAGCTCGGCTGCTGGATTCTTTACGGCAGCACGGAGGACCAGAACGGCGGGCCGACCAAACAGCACAACACCGCCCACTGGGAGCGCATTCTTCTGAAAATTCTCACCTGCGGGCACTACGGGGCGGCGGGCGTGAGCGTGCCGCAGGGCGAGGTGTGGGAAAAATTCTACGGTCCTTGGGCGATCTGGTTCAATGAAGGCGGCAATCCGCAAACGCTGCGGGCCGCCGCCGTGCGGCAGGCAGAGGCGGAGCGGGCGGCCTGGCCTCCGGCGTGGGTGGAGCACCCGGCGTTTCCGCCGGCCGCCGCGCGCGGCCGGGCTGAAGGCCGCCTCGTGGTGCGCGACTCGCAGGCGCCGGAGCAGACGGCTGCCGGCGCGTGGGTGGGCCTGGCCGCGCCGTCGCCGGACTGGCAGCAGCAGTCGACGGGTTACCAGTACTGGACGCGGGCCGACGCGGAGGGCCGGTTCGCGATCCCGGCGGTGCGCCCCGGGCGATATACGCTTTATGCATTCGTCGACGGTGTGCTCGGCGAATTCCGGCTCGATGGTGTGGAGGTGACCGCAGGTGCGACGGGCACAACCCGCCTGGGCGAACAGGTCTGGACGCCGGTGCGCTACGGGCGGCAGGCTTGGGAGATCGGCCGGCCGGACCGCACGGCGCGCGAGTTTCGCCACGGCGACGACCACCGGCAGTGGGGTCTGTGGCTCGCTTACCCGAAGGACTTTCCGGACGATGTGACCTACACGATCGGCGAGAGCGATCCGCGGCGTGACTGGAATTTTGCGCAGGTCACCCGCCAGCGCCCGGACGGTGCGTGGGCGGGCACGACCTGGCGGGTGAACTTCGACCTCGATTCGTCGCCGGCGAAAGGCGAAGCGGTGCTGCGGCTGGCTTTTGCCGGGGCGCACAACGCATCCTTGCGAGTGCGCGTCAATGGCAACGAGGTCGGCGAGAGCAACTGGTTTGGCAGAGACAACGCGGTGGCGCGGGCCGGGATTCACGGCCAGTATTCGGCACGGGATGTGAAGTTTGCGGCCACACGGCTGCACACCGGGCGCAATGTGCTGGAGCTCGAGCAGCAGGCGGGCGGCGCTCCGTTCCGGAA